A single region of the Eleginops maclovinus isolate JMC-PN-2008 ecotype Puerto Natales chromosome 16, JC_Emac_rtc_rv5, whole genome shotgun sequence genome encodes:
- the nup85 gene encoding nuclear pore complex protein Nup85, whose translation MEELDVEPAITNIPAASDGKHLGFAWGPGDILAYETIYKPSSGAKGSGCSFIHEVRKDEDIYSPILRKLFNESHHIFVGLQSIKEDLPSKNKKPQFVSISKNYRSVIRACIEELQQVAVSTKDAKVSMQYGNQVSILLAIELIWNLGEVLFIDSAPAGSLLLHLLDWVKLHKVDVDERAREVLQSESPAEHRDYWDVVLSYVLQGRLDESRQMLAKQANLQPASRNMYKLMDTLLSKMPFYNPGGTQTLTEFDVKWRHWHEEVDRCLQDNSFASNQHLEIICKILVGDEDTLLEHKELLGTWYHFLVTRLLFSQPTVQPTQLHYYAQSCMTMFLDPRSVPEPLDNILLAAFEFDIHQVIKECSIALNNWWFVAHLTDLLDHCKLLQSHNVHFGSNLREFLLLEYASGLFTHHSLWQLAVDYFDHCPDFGRVYLELQIERVPLNTERKALKVLRICEQRQMSEQVRSICKIMAMRALKNNRLGSALSWSIRAKDAAFATLISERFLQDYCARGTFSDLDLIDNLGSAMLLSDRLTFLGKYREFHRLYGEKRFSEAAKLLLSLMTAKIAPRSFWMTLLTDALPLLEQKEVIFSANQTYELMFCLEELTSSLSTAAPNTDGSMQDEDIEQTKVELLRLALARNLAMAIVKEGTVAT comes from the exons ATGGAGGAGTTAGACGTTGAGCCTGCGATCACC AATATTCCTGCAGCCAGTGATGGGAAGCATTTGGGATTTGCCTGGGGTCCAGGTGATATCCTTGCGTATGAGACCATTTACAAACCATCATCAG GTGCCAAAGGATCAGGCTGCTCCTTCATCCATGAGGTCAGGAAAGACGAGGACATATATTCCCCTATTTTACGGAAACTCTTCAATGAGTCGCATCACATCTTTGTTGGCCTGCAGTCAATTAAAGAAGACCTCCCTAGCAAGAACAAAAAACCCCA ATTTGTCAGCATCAGTAAAAACTACAGATCTGTGATAAGAGCCTGCATCGAGGAACTTCAGCAAGTTGCAG tttcCACAAAAGATGCAAAAGTTTCCATGCAATATGGAAATCAG GTGTCCATTCTGTTGGCCATAGAGCTGATCTGGAATCTGGGTGAAGTGCTGTTCATTGATTCTGCTCCAG CGGGTTCCCTGTTGCTCCACCTCCTGGACTGGGTAAAGTTACACAAGGTTGATGTGGATGAAAGAGCCAGAGAAGTGCTGCAAAGTGAGAGCCCAGCTGAGCACAGAGACTATTGGGATGTG GTGCTGAGTTACGTGCTGCAAGGCAGATTGGACGAATCCAGACAGATGTTAGCGAAGCAGGCCAACCTACAGCCTGCTTCTAGGAACATGTACAAACTGATGGACACTCTGCTCAGCAAGATGCCCTTCTACAAT CCTGGAGGCACCCAGACGCTGACAGAGTTTGATGTGAAGTGGAGACACTGGCATGAGGAGGTGGATCGCTGCCTGCAGGACAATTCATTTGCCAGCAACCAACACCTGGAGATCATCTGCAAG ATCCTAGTTGGGGATGAAGACACATTGCTGGAGCACAAGGAACTACTGGGCACCTGGTATCACTTCCTGGTCACGAGACTACTCTTCAGCCAACCTACAGTCCAGCCCACCCAGTTACACTACTATGCACAG tccTGCATGACGATGTTTCTGGACCCGAGGAGCGTCCCTGAACCCCTGGACAACATCTTATTGGCTGCGTTTGAGTTTGACATCCACCAAGTCATCAAGGAGTGCAG CATTGCTCTCAACAACTGGTGGTTTGTGGCCCATTTGACGGATCTGTTGGATCATTGCAAACTCCTCCAGTCCCACAATGTGCA TTTTGGATCCAACTTGCGAGAGTTTCTCCTGCTGGAATATGCTTCTGGTCTCTTCACTCATCACAG TCTTTGGCAGCTGGCCGTGGATTACTTTGACCACTGCCCAGATTTCGGCCGGGTCTACCTGGAGCTGCAGATTGAGCGCGTTCCTTTAAACACAGAGCGCAAAGCCCTCAAGGTGCTCAGGATCTGCGAGCAGAGGCAAATGTCAGAGCAAG TGCGGAGCATCTGTAAGATCATGGCTATGCGAGCCCTGAAGAACAACAGACTGGGTTCTGCTCTCTCCTGGAGCATCAGGGCCAAAGATGCTGCCTTTGCCACCCTCATATCAGAGAG gtttCTTCAGGATTACTGCGCCAGAGGGACATTCTCTGATCTGGATCTGATCGACAACTTGGGCTCAGCAATGCTGCTCAGCGACAGACTCACTTTCCTTG GGAAGTACCGTGAGTTCCACAGGCTGTACGGAGAGAAGCGCTTCAGCGAGGCGGCCAagctgctcctctccctcatGACGGCCAAGATCGCCCCCCGCAGCTTCTGGATGACTCTGCTGACCGACGCTCTGCCCCTGCTGGAGCAGAAAGAG GTGATCTTCTCAGCCAACCAGACCTACGAGCTGATGTTCTGTCTGGAGGAGCTCACTTCCTCTCTGAGCACCGCGGCTCCCAACACAGACGGGTCTATGCAG GATGAAGACATAGAGCAGACCAAAGTGGAGCTCCTGAGACTCGCTCTGGCCAGGAACCTTGCCATGGCTATAGTCAAAGAGGGAACTGTGGCCACATGA
- the LOC134877739 gene encoding small ubiquitin-related modifier 2-like, with the protein MADEKPKEAVKTESNEHINLKVAGQDSSIVQFKIKRHTPLIKLMKAYCDRQGLSMRQIRFRFDGQPINETDTPSQLEMEDEDTIDVFQQQTGGLI; encoded by the exons ATGGCTGATGAAAAACCAAAG GAAGCAGTGAAGACAGAAAGCAATGAACACATAAACCTGAAGGTGGCAGGTCAGGATAGCTCTATAGTGCAGTTCAAGATCAAAAGACACACACCGCTCATCAAACTCATGAAGGCCTACTGCGATAGACAG ggACTTTCAATGAGGCAAATCAGATTCAGATTTGATGGACAGCCAATAAATGAGACGGACACACCATCGCAG TTGGAAATGGAAGATGAAGATACAATTGATGTGTTTCAACAACAGACGGGAGGCCTCATTTAA